In the Telopea speciosissima isolate NSW1024214 ecotype Mountain lineage chromosome 2, Tspe_v1, whole genome shotgun sequence genome, one interval contains:
- the LOC122651179 gene encoding uncharacterized protein LOC122651179, with amino-acid sequence MADTKNSTDNVNIQITSIKLKGSSNYLLWAQADRVYIMVKDKLSCIISDPPAPDSKDYSTWMKENAIILIWRHNSITRIYELYEKLFQFQQYDKSLQEYYSAFKGIVEELNVFQPLTTDIEKLKAQRDEFFVSKFLAGLYPNLKVVKGHLLADTNPKENSAFTTSRGCGLRGGRGTGGRGSGGQHIDKAARQCSYCEKSNHIVDTCLSKQGKPEWTQHLANHAAPEESTNMVASSDTKSGSAMAESSTALRDEVHQLMRCIKSLESSTSTIEASTSTATLAHAGTHAFLSTTSTPWIIDSGASAHITDKSSIFSSISSNSHTPPVILANGSYTPVTGHGTDLHKRKTTGGGHEKDGLYYLYDAVPCASAAASLQLLLVESRHSNGIVGDKLDPRSTKCVFLGNSRTQKGYRCYDPITRRQFVSVDVTFFEGTSYFSDQPTLSDDPLTVSDPPPIPVVVPLSNPPLQVYRRKGHIGQHSTNTTGPSQSLLVPSLTSGADPPLLALPDLPTEPNDLLIAVRKALSIPAWKKAMDVEMDALLTRHTWELVELPLGKDLVKCRWVYTIKYHSDGSVERLKARPCFSNHSVFVCCKGEKLVVLVVYVDDIIVSGNDEGGIKEVKDYLQQHFQTKDLGQLHYFLGIEVIRSKKGISLSQRKYVLDLLTDSGMLAAKPLDIPMDPDKKFGNDDGQPLKEVHSYRSLIGKLIYLSVTRPDISFVVRVLSQFMQSPCKSHWDAAIRVLRYLKGAPGKGLIYRPKRHMELVAYSNADWAGSASDRRSTTGYCTFVGGNLVM; translated from the exons ATGGCTGATACAAAAAATTCTACAGACAATGTCAACATTCAGATTACATCTATCAAACTCAAGGGGAGCTCTAACTATCTACTATGGGCCCAAGCTGACCGTGTCTACATTATGGTTAAGGACAAACTAAGCTGCATTATTTCTGACCCTCCGGCTCCAGATTCTAAGGATTACAGCACCTGGATGAAGGAGAATGCAATTATTCTGATTTG GAGACATAACAGTATAACCCGTATTTATGAGCTTTATGAGAAGCTATTCCAGTTCCAACAGTACGATAAATCTCTTCAGGAGTACTACAGTGCTTTTAAGGGGATCGTTGAAGAATTGAACGTGTTTCAGCCCCTTACCACTGATATTGAAAAATTGAAGGCCCAACGGGATGAATTCTTTGTCTCAAAATTTTTGGCTGGATTATATCCTAATCTGAAGGTTGTAAAGGGTCACTTACTTGCTG ACACCAACCCCAAGGAAAACTCAGCATTCACTACTAGTAGAGGCTGTGGTTTAAGGGGAGGACGTGGTACTGGAGGCCGTGGATCTGGTGGGCAGCATATTGACAAAGCTGCCCGGCAATGTTCTTATTGTGAGAAATCCAATCACATTGTTGATACATGCTTGTCCAAGCAAGGGAAACCAGAATGGACTCAACacttggccaatcatgcagcTCCTGAAGAAAGTACAAACATGGTTGCATCTAGTGATACTAAATCAGGTTCAGCCATGGCAGAATCCTCCACCGCTCTTCGTGATGAGGTTCATCAGCTGATGCGCTGCATAAAGAGTCTTGAGTCATCCACTTCCACCATTGAGGCATCTACTTCCACTGCCACATTGGCCCATGCAGGTACACATGCCTTTCTTTCCACCACTTCCactccctggatcattgattcgggGGCGTCCGCTCACATTACTGATAAGTCATCTATTTTTAGTTCCATTTCATCTAATTCTCATACTCCACCTGTTATCCTTGCCAATGGTTCTTATACACCTGTTACTGGGCATGGTACT gatcttcacaaGAGGAAGACGACTGGTGGAGGGCATGAGAAAGATGGCCTATATTACCTTTACGATGCTGTCCCATGTGCTTCTGcagctgcaagcctgcaactacTATTGGTAGAGAGTCGCCATTCCAATGGCATTGTCG GTGATAAGTTAGATCCTAGATCAACTAAGTGTGTTTTTCTGGGTAACTCCCGTACTCAGAAGGGGTACCGGTGTTATGACCCAATTACTCGGAGACAGTTTGTTAGTgttgatgtcaccttctttgaaggtaCCTCTTACTTCTCTGATCAGCCCACCTTGTCAGATGATCCTCTAACTGTGTCTGACCCTCCTCCCATCCCTGTGGTTGTTCCTCTATCTAACCCCCCACTACAGGTGTATCGACGTAAGGGGCATATTGGGCAGCACAGTACAAATACTACTGGTCCATCTCAATCTCTTCTTGTACCATCCTTAACCTCTGGTGCGGATCCTCCCTTACTTGCTCTTCCTGACTTACCAACTGAACCAAATGACTTGTTAATTGCTGTTCGTAAAG CCCTTTCTATCCCTGCTTGGAAGAaagccatggatgtggaaatggatgccttatTGACTCGCCATACTTGGGAGTTGGTGGAGTTACCTCTTGGTAAAGACCTGGTGAAATGTAGGTGGGTGTATACTATCAAGTATCACtctgatggttctgttgagcggcttaaGGCTCGCCCA TGCTTTTCTAACCATTCAGTGTTTGTTTGTTGCAAAGGAGAGAAATTGGTTGTTCTtgttgtctatgtagatgacatcattgtcTCAGGAAATGATGAGGGTGGCATTAAGGAGGTAAAAGATTACTTACAGCAGCATTTTCAGACCAAAGACTTGGGCCAGCTTCattactttcttgggattgaggttattAGAAGTAAAAAAGGGATCAGCttgtctcaaagaaagtatgttttAGATCTCTTGACTGATTCTGGTATGCTTGCTGCCAAACCACTggatattcctatggatcctGATAAAAAGTTTGGGAATGATGATGGGCAACCCCTTAAGGAGGTTCACTCCTATAGAAGCTTGATTGGGAAGTTAATATACTTGAGTGTCACTAGGCCGGACATATCATTTGTTGTTAGGGTtctcagtcagttcatgcaatctccttgtaagtctcattgggatgcagctATTCGGGTTCTTCGATATTTGAAGGGTGCTCCTGGGAAGGGGCTTATTTATCGTCCCAAAAGACATATGGAGTTAGTTGCGTACTctaatgcagattgggcaggttcaGCTAGTGATCGTCGGTCTACCACAgggtattgtacttttgttggcgGGAACCTGGTTATGTag